The following proteins are encoded in a genomic region of Clostridium kluyveri:
- a CDS encoding HsdM family class I SAM-dependent methyltransferase, with translation MTNERITDFFIGNLLKEAGIEYTPNGSSLREIQLALKTASKKKSGHVGFPEFVGWSKDFIIVVEDKADVEKQVLYNDKEQQILSEDKSAIINYALNGALHYARVILDKTSFKKIFAFGCSGDKKHHKIQPMYVDAGGYTVLNEVENFKNFSDENIDRYYKEQVLGEIPQETLELEDILKKSSELHEALRNYGQLGDSEKPLVVSAILLALRENSFSINSLNGDTLKTDGQKIYDALSTHITRVEVQPETKKEKILNQFTVIKDRTILNQIDDRLIDKNYKLGKTPLCYFTEFLQKNVVSSAVSNTPEDVLGRFYGEFIRYSGGDGQSLGVVLTPKHITELFCELVDIRPTDVIFDPCCGTGGFLIAAMHYMLEKAYSDEEKEHIQKEQIHGIEIREDMFSIATTNMILRGDGKSNLICDDFLKRDSEKLRENKYTVGFMNPPYSQAKGKDTMHLSEIHFIKHLLDSMDDEARCVVIVPQSTMVGKTKEDKKIKQEILKKHTLEGVITLNKETFYRIGTNPCIAVFTAYKTHPKEKYCKFINFEDDGFVVNKHVGLVETERAKEKRTHLLSCWLHDAPAESKFMVKTTIEADDEWLHSFYYFNDEIPKEEDFEKTMVDYLTFEFNMIIHGKGYLFKEGENC, from the coding sequence GTGACTAATGAAAGAATTACTGACTTTTTTATTGGGAATTTATTAAAAGAAGCTGGGATAGAATACACCCCTAATGGGAGTAGTTTAAGAGAAATACAGTTGGCTTTGAAAACGGCTTCGAAGAAAAAAAGCGGACACGTAGGTTTTCCTGAATTCGTGGGGTGGTCTAAAGACTTTATCATTGTAGTGGAAGATAAAGCAGATGTAGAAAAACAAGTATTATATAATGATAAAGAACAACAAATTCTTTCTGAAGATAAATCAGCTATTATAAACTATGCCTTAAATGGTGCATTACATTATGCACGAGTAATTTTGGACAAGACTAGTTTTAAAAAAATATTCGCATTTGGCTGTTCTGGTGATAAAAAACATCATAAAATTCAACCAATGTATGTAGATGCAGGAGGATATACAGTTCTTAATGAAGTTGAAAATTTTAAAAATTTTTCTGATGAAAACATTGATCGTTACTATAAAGAACAAGTTCTTGGTGAAATACCTCAGGAAACGTTAGAGCTTGAAGATATCTTAAAGAAATCTTCCGAGTTACATGAAGCACTGAGAAATTACGGACAACTCGGTGATTCTGAGAAGCCTCTTGTTGTTTCTGCTATTCTATTAGCCTTGAGAGAAAATTCTTTTTCCATTAATTCATTAAATGGAGATACTCTAAAGACAGATGGTCAAAAAATATACGATGCGCTTTCCACCCATATTACAAGGGTAGAAGTGCAGCCAGAAACAAAGAAAGAAAAAATTTTAAATCAATTTACAGTCATTAAAGATAGAACTATATTGAACCAAATAGATGATAGGCTTATTGATAAAAATTATAAGTTGGGAAAGACCCCATTATGCTATTTTACTGAATTCTTACAGAAGAACGTTGTTTCTTCTGCGGTAAGTAATACACCAGAAGATGTATTGGGTCGCTTTTATGGTGAGTTTATTCGCTATAGTGGTGGTGACGGTCAATCACTTGGTGTGGTATTAACCCCAAAACATATTACGGAACTGTTTTGTGAACTTGTGGATATTAGGCCTACAGATGTTATTTTTGACCCTTGCTGTGGAACGGGCGGTTTTTTGATTGCAGCTATGCATTATATGCTTGAAAAGGCATATTCTGATGAGGAAAAAGAACACATTCAGAAAGAACAAATTCATGGAATTGAAATTAGGGAAGATATGTTTTCTATAGCTACTACAAATATGATCCTTCGAGGTGACGGTAAAAGTAATTTGATTTGCGACGATTTTTTAAAAAGGGATTCCGAAAAGCTACGAGAGAATAAATATACTGTTGGTTTCATGAATCCTCCATATTCACAGGCAAAAGGAAAGGATACTATGCATTTGTCAGAAATACATTTTATTAAACATCTACTTGATAGTATGGATGATGAAGCCCGATGTGTAGTCATTGTTCCTCAATCTACAATGGTGGGGAAAACGAAAGAAGACAAGAAGATAAAACAAGAGATTTTGAAAAAACATACGCTGGAGGGAGTCATTACACTAAATAAGGAAACATTTTACCGTATTGGAACAAATCCTTGTATAGCTGTTTTTACTGCGTATAAAACACATCCGAAAGAGAAGTACTGTAAGTTTATTAATTTTGAAGATGATGGATTTGTTGTAAATAAACACGTTGGGTTAGTTGAAACTGAAAGAGCAAAAGAAAAAAGAACTCATTTGCTTTCATGCTGGCTCCATGATGCACCAGCCGAAAGTAAATTTATGGTCAAAACTACGATAGAAGCTGATGATGAGTGGCTGCATTCTTTTTATTATTTCAACGATGAAATTCCTAAAGAAGAGGATTTTGAAAAAACTATGGTGGATTATCTGACATTTGAGTTTAATATGATTATCCATGGAAAAGGATATTTATTTAAAGAAGGTGAAAATTGCTGA
- a CDS encoding phage holin family protein yields MAIGFTSSTLGALFTWCFGGWEMGIKVLVSCMVLDYITGLMCGCKEKHLNSSKGFNGLKKKFTILLILILAVLLDRLLGQQWIFRTMAIYFYVAMEGISISENAVKLGIPVPEKLKNVLEQLKNK; encoded by the coding sequence GTGGCCATAGGGTTTACAAGTTCTACGCTGGGGGCATTATTTACCTGGTGCTTTGGTGGGTGGGAAATGGGGATAAAAGTATTAGTGTCCTGTATGGTTTTGGACTATATTACAGGTCTTATGTGTGGATGTAAAGAAAAGCATCTGAATAGCTCCAAGGGATTTAATGGGCTTAAAAAGAAGTTTACCATACTTTTAATTTTAATATTGGCAGTACTTTTAGACAGGCTTCTGGGGCAACAGTGGATTTTTAGAACTATGGCCATATATTTTTATGTGGCAATGGAGGGCATAAGTATATCAGAAAATGCAGTTAAATTAGGCATTCCGGTACCTGAAAAGTTGAAAAATGTACTGGAACAATTAAAAAATAAATAG
- a CDS encoding restriction endonuclease subunit S, with protein sequence MECNLNEIKWKEFKIEDLFQVKIGKNIDGNKINRLTGSVAYITRKESNNGLDGFIDYSKEYLNNHFPVITIGNETAEPFVQVFPFFTGTKVNILNPRKKISKNALLFVVQSLKMHKSKYSYSYTINSTRLKKQVILLPADASGNANWAFMEQYMRKKEQILLKKYIAYLKKDYSEKDMVPCPHKRWKEFYIKDIFSNIQRGKRLKNGDHLKGTVPYVSSTAMNNGVDDFVSNKENVRIFSSCLTLANSGSVGACFFQPFKFVASDHVTKLENPLYNKYIYLFIATILTRLSKKYSFNREINDNRIRKEKILLPIDEKSNPDYEYMEKYIKKIEKKQIHVYLDYLVSKHRVATLPKHNQESKLKS encoded by the coding sequence ATGGAGTGTAATCTTAACGAAATAAAATGGAAAGAATTTAAAATTGAAGATTTGTTTCAAGTAAAAATTGGCAAAAATATTGATGGTAATAAAATAAATAGGTTAACAGGTTCTGTTGCGTATATTACTAGAAAAGAAAGCAATAATGGTTTGGATGGATTCATCGATTATTCTAAAGAGTATTTAAACAATCATTTTCCTGTAATCACTATTGGAAATGAAACTGCTGAACCTTTTGTTCAAGTTTTTCCTTTTTTTACGGGAACTAAAGTGAATATTTTGAATCCAAGAAAGAAAATATCGAAAAACGCCTTGTTATTTGTTGTACAAAGTTTAAAAATGCATAAAAGTAAGTATTCATATTCTTATACGATTAATTCCACAAGATTGAAGAAACAGGTTATTTTGCTTCCAGCGGATGCTTCTGGCAATGCTAATTGGGCTTTTATGGAACAATATATGAGAAAGAAAGAACAGATCTTATTAAAAAAATACATAGCTTATCTTAAAAAAGACTATTCAGAAAAAGATATGGTGCCCTGTCCTCATAAGCGATGGAAAGAATTTTACATAAAAGATATATTTTCCAATATACAACGTGGTAAACGACTGAAAAATGGAGATCATTTAAAAGGAACAGTACCTTATGTTTCATCAACTGCAATGAATAATGGTGTGGATGACTTTGTTAGTAATAAGGAAAATGTTCGTATCTTTTCAAGTTGTTTAACATTAGCTAATAGTGGCAGTGTTGGGGCATGCTTTTTTCAACCATTTAAATTTGTTGCTAGCGACCATGTTACAAAACTTGAAAATCCATTATATAATAAGTATATTTATTTGTTTATTGCAACTATTTTAACTCGTTTATCAAAAAAGTATAGTTTTAATAGAGAAATAAATGACAACAGAATTAGAAAAGAAAAGATTCTTCTTCCAATAGATGAAAAAAGTAATCCGGACTATGAATATATGGAAAAATACATAAAAAAAATTGAGAAAAAGCAGATTCACGTATACTTAGATTATTTAGTATCAAAACACAGAGTTGCTACTTTGCCAAAACATAATCAAGAAAGTAAATTAAAGTCATAA
- a CDS encoding YmfQ family protein — protein MYGTEKYGTTGYSQEQQISDEEIKSYRPDLLYRLPPHLKEILEFKSWGDVSSYELGLSAWQEEDILNQCFIDTATWGLVFWESIFSIPTDLNKSYEDRRAVIKAKLRGSGTTTRQMIKNTAEAFSGGECDVIMHPEDYSFTVQFIGIKGIPKNLEDFKQMLEDIKPAHLGYYLKYTYTVWNFLKDKNLTWNQAKPKTWNDLKVYDG, from the coding sequence TTGTATGGTACTGAAAAATACGGAACAACCGGATATTCCCAGGAACAACAGATATCTGATGAAGAAATTAAATCTTACAGGCCTGATCTATTATACAGGCTGCCTCCCCATCTAAAGGAGATTCTAGAATTTAAGTCCTGGGGTGATGTATCAAGTTATGAACTAGGCCTTTCTGCCTGGCAGGAAGAAGATATTCTAAACCAGTGTTTTATAGATACTGCAACCTGGGGACTTGTATTTTGGGAGAGTATATTTAGCATTCCCACTGACCTGAATAAATCTTATGAAGACAGAAGAGCAGTCATAAAAGCAAAACTAAGAGGTTCAGGCACTACTACAAGACAGATGATAAAAAACACCGCAGAAGCTTTCAGTGGCGGCGAGTGTGATGTAATAATGCATCCAGAGGACTACAGCTTTACAGTTCAATTTATAGGGATTAAAGGGATACCTAAGAATCTTGAAGATTTTAAACAGATGCTTGAAGATATCAAGCCTGCTCATTTAGGCTATTATCTCAAATATACTTATACAGTTTGGAATTTCTTAAAGGACAAAAACCTTACGTGGAATCAGGCCAAACCTAAGACATGGAATGATTTGAAAGTTTATGATGGATAG
- a CDS encoding glycoside hydrolase family 25 protein produces MLKGVDISNLNGSISIDSIKNAGHNFLIAKATEGSTFIDKFYNANIAKAKALGLITGAYHFARFTTIAKAIQEANFFKSIAAGAKPDFVVLDFEQQCSGDMTEACLAFLEIVATIAPALIYCNPSYIKAYLNSSITKCPLWVAHYGVSSPSTVLWPDYAIWQYTEKGQIPGISGYLDLNYMAEPFYNSIATGEPVKPDPLIEQIKALQYNLNIDYNAKLEVDGIAGSATMAALKGIQDIIVKGHKSNVVLWLQQKLEQYGYLKENSYTQMLYDEPTFQAVTELQKNWERPTDGF; encoded by the coding sequence ATGCTCAAGGGAGTAGATATAAGTAATTTAAATGGCTCAATTAGTATAGACTCAATTAAAAATGCCGGCCACAATTTTTTAATAGCCAAGGCCACAGAAGGAAGTACCTTTATAGATAAATTTTATAATGCCAATATTGCTAAAGCTAAAGCCCTGGGACTTATAACCGGGGCTTATCATTTTGCCAGATTTACAACCATAGCTAAGGCCATCCAGGAAGCAAACTTTTTTAAGTCTATTGCGGCAGGGGCCAAACCAGATTTTGTAGTATTGGATTTTGAGCAGCAATGTTCCGGTGATATGACAGAAGCATGTCTGGCTTTCCTAGAAATAGTAGCCACTATAGCACCTGCACTTATTTATTGTAATCCAAGTTATATAAAGGCATATTTAAATAGCAGTATAACAAAGTGTCCTCTGTGGGTGGCCCATTATGGAGTAAGCAGTCCAAGCACTGTATTATGGCCTGATTATGCTATATGGCAGTATACAGAAAAAGGGCAGATACCAGGAATAAGTGGATACCTTGATTTAAACTATATGGCAGAACCTTTTTATAATAGCATTGCTACAGGTGAACCAGTAAAACCAGATCCACTTATAGAGCAAATTAAAGCACTACAATATAATTTGAACATAGACTATAACGCTAAATTAGAAGTAGATGGAATAGCAGGTTCAGCAACTATGGCAGCATTGAAAGGAATACAGGATATTATTGTTAAAGGCCACAAGTCCAATGTAGTTTTATGGCTTCAACAGAAACTAGAACAATATGGCTATCTAAAAGAAAATTCCTATACTCAAATGTTGTATGACGAACCAACTTTCCAAGCAGTAACTGAACTCCAGAAGAACTGGGAAAGACCAACGGATGGATTTTAA
- a CDS encoding GNAT family N-acetyltransferase, with the protein MKIVDGNKYFPEIKDLIVEYTNSLNRDLTFQHLTEELNDLETKYTKPNGEILAAISDEGNVVGCVAFYKHTDKRCEMKRLYVKPYYRKFKIGQKLIKDIIELASKDSFEEMVLDTIKPLKSAIHLYKKFGFEEIPAYYDNPMGDVVYMRLVL; encoded by the coding sequence ATGAAAATAGTCGATGGAAACAAATATTTTCCAGAAATCAAGGATTTGATTGTTGAATATACAAACTCACTTAATCGAGATTTGACTTTTCAACATCTGACAGAAGAATTAAATGATTTAGAAACCAAATATACAAAGCCTAATGGAGAAATTTTGGCAGCTATTTCTGATGAAGGAAATGTAGTTGGTTGTGTTGCGTTTTATAAGCATACTGATAAGCGTTGTGAAATGAAAAGATTATATGTAAAACCGTATTATAGAAAATTCAAAATTGGTCAGAAACTAATAAAAGATATAATTGAATTGGCATCAAAAGATAGTTTTGAAGAAATGGTGTTAGATACAATAAAGCCGTTAAAGAGTGCTATTCATTTATATAAAAAATTCGGTTTCGAAGAAATTCCAGCATATTATGATAATCCAATGGGTGATGTTGTATATATGAGATTAGTTTTATAA
- a CDS encoding ABC transporter substrate-binding protein: MQQVLSGSCDIGFCGPEQTIYIYNQKREDFPVIFAQLTSTDGSFLVGKNKEEDFKWESVKGKTIIGGRPGGVPEMTLEYVLKNHGIQPGRDVNIITNLAYTATAGAFKAGTGDYVALFEPTASMLQKDKNGYIAASIGKSAGNIPYTCYFATKSYISKNPEIIQRFTKAIYEGQMWVKEHSDEEVAKSIKSFFPGTSEDILKSVVKNYRDIDAYADTPVIQEEDLNRLMDIIQSYKADLIPERPPFNKIVNNSFAKEAVK; encoded by the coding sequence ATGCAGCAGGTACTTAGTGGAAGCTGTGATATAGGATTTTGTGGTCCTGAACAAACCATATATATATATAATCAGAAACGAGAGGATTTTCCTGTGATTTTTGCACAATTAACTTCTACAGATGGTTCTTTCTTGGTGGGAAAAAATAAAGAAGAAGATTTTAAGTGGGAATCTGTAAAAGGAAAAACTATAATTGGCGGGAGACCTGGGGGAGTTCCAGAGATGACACTGGAATATGTACTTAAAAATCACGGCATACAACCTGGCAGGGATGTAAATATAATAACAAATTTAGCCTATACTGCTACAGCTGGTGCATTTAAAGCTGGTACGGGAGATTATGTGGCTCTTTTTGAACCAACAGCCAGTATGCTCCAAAAAGATAAGAATGGTTATATAGCAGCCTCAATAGGTAAATCTGCAGGTAATATTCCATATACCTGTTATTTTGCTACAAAATCCTATATATCAAAGAATCCTGAAATTATACAAAGGTTTACTAAAGCTATTTATGAAGGTCAAATGTGGGTTAAGGAACACAGCGACGAGGAAGTAGCCAAATCTATTAAATCATTTTTCCCTGGAACTAGTGAAGATATATTGAAGTCTGTAGTGAAAAATTATAGAGATATAGATGCCTATGCAGATACACCTGTTATACAAGAAGAAGATTTAAACAGGCTTATGGATATAATACAGTCCTATAAAGCTGATTTAATACCTGAAAGGCCTCCTTTTAATAAGATAGTTAATAATTCTTTTGCAAAAGAAGCTGTTAAATAA
- a CDS encoding iron-containing alcohol dehydrogenase — protein MENTHDFRSPTTNLIGVGALKDLPLELMPYKLSKALIVTDKNIIRLGHVEIVEKILKDLFISYDIFDGILHPDCTISFVEDALTYFKKRLNILKRDYHFIISVGGGTNHDCAKAIAIVATNGGSIEDYEGYKKMTKPSLPVITINTTSGSGAEVSNVTIIKDESRKVKMTIADPKMMPIISVNDLRFMPSMPPEITASSGIDVLTHSIEGFVSTEASPVTDAMAINAVKLVFQYLKRAYKNGNDLEAREKMMFANVMGGMILNNAGLGYVHSMSHQLGGFYEEVHGACNAILLPHVLEYNAVSIPEEKILKISEAVGAKANNKQEAINKINHSIQNLSEDIGIPTHLSSIGINENDLELLSKNAEKDINSLVNPRKGTFADIMNIFKAAM, from the coding sequence TTGGAGAATACTCATGATTTTCGTTCACCTACAACAAATCTTATTGGCGTAGGTGCTCTTAAAGATTTACCACTAGAGCTAATGCCATATAAATTAAGCAAAGCCCTAATCGTTACAGATAAAAACATAATAAGGCTTGGTCATGTTGAAATAGTTGAAAAAATATTAAAGGATTTGTTTATTTCTTATGACATATTTGACGGTATCCTACATCCAGATTGTACAATTTCATTTGTAGAAGATGCTCTTACATACTTTAAAAAAAGATTAAACATATTGAAAAGGGACTATCACTTTATCATATCTGTTGGAGGTGGAACTAACCATGATTGTGCAAAGGCTATAGCTATTGTAGCAACTAATGGTGGCTCTATAGAAGATTATGAAGGATATAAAAAAATGACAAAACCTAGTTTGCCAGTCATAACAATAAATACTACTTCTGGTTCAGGAGCTGAAGTATCGAATGTTACAATTATAAAAGATGAAAGTAGAAAAGTAAAAATGACCATTGCAGATCCAAAAATGATGCCTATAATATCTGTAAATGATCTCAGGTTTATGCCAAGCATGCCTCCAGAAATAACGGCTAGTTCTGGCATTGATGTTTTGACCCATTCAATAGAGGGTTTCGTTTCTACGGAGGCATCACCCGTCACAGATGCCATGGCAATTAATGCTGTAAAGTTAGTTTTTCAATATCTAAAAAGAGCATATAAAAATGGTAATGATCTGGAGGCCAGAGAAAAAATGATGTTTGCTAATGTTATGGGAGGAATGATTCTTAATAATGCAGGATTAGGATATGTTCACTCCATGTCCCATCAATTAGGTGGTTTTTACGAGGAAGTTCATGGAGCGTGTAATGCGATTCTACTACCTCATGTGTTAGAATATAATGCTGTGTCAATACCAGAAGAAAAAATTCTTAAAATCAGTGAAGCTGTGGGAGCAAAAGCAAATAATAAACAAGAAGCTATTAATAAAATTAATCATAGTATTCAAAATCTCTCTGAAGATATTGGTATCCCAACTCATCTGAGTTCTATTGGAATTAATGAAAATGATCTAGAGTTACTTTCCAAAAACGCTGAAAAAGATATCAATTCCCTTGTAAATCCAAGGAAAGGAACTTTCGCAGATATAATGAATATTTTTAAAGCTGCTATGTAA
- a CDS encoding helix-turn-helix domain-containing protein, whose protein sequence is MGLKKSFGDKIYDLRMGLELTQEEFIARLRPPFSRTTLSYIENGISMPSAEFIKAICEAYNVSADWLLDINDTVALTIKERQLLDKYNELCEKNKQLVFNLLDALNYKIDKDKHKSSS, encoded by the coding sequence ATGGGATTAAAAAAGTCTTTTGGAGATAAAATCTATGATTTGCGCATGGGGCTTGAGTTAACTCAAGAAGAATTTATCGCTCGACTTAGGCCACCGTTTTCCAGAACAACTTTAAGTTACATAGAAAATGGCATATCTATGCCTAGCGCGGAGTTTATAAAAGCTATATGTGAAGCATATAATGTATCTGCCGATTGGCTTTTAGATATAAATGATACAGTAGCATTAACGATAAAAGAAAGACAACTTCTGGATAAATACAATGAATTGTGTGAAAAAAACAAGCAACTTGTTTTCAATTTATTAGATGCCCTTAATTATAAAATTGATAAAGATAAACATAAAAGCTCCAGCTAA
- a CDS encoding XkdX family protein, whose amino-acid sequence MLGYDFYKMFYTLGYLTIDDLKWAVANGDLTADQFKEITGQDYIA is encoded by the coding sequence ATGTTAGGGTATGATTTTTATAAGATGTTTTATACATTAGGGTATCTTACAATAGATGACTTAAAATGGGCTGTAGCAAATGGAGACTTAACAGCAGACCAATTTAAAGAAATTACAGGTCAGGACTATATAGCATAG
- a CDS encoding phage holin, LLH family has product MGYYRKYLRRNRTTYTIGKTIPALKPGATLVDWIEKKAVAGVKAAEQLAHAGSLATNEEKFNAAQNTVYAALKEINVEPTLNQKKLISDFIQEAVNDLDMRSYRVRKGYTNYKGTTGFGGSTS; this is encoded by the coding sequence ATTGGATACTACAGAAAATATCTTAGAAGGAACAGAACCACTTATACAATTGGCAAAACTATTCCAGCACTGAAACCCGGTGCAACTTTAGTAGACTGGATAGAAAAAAAGGCAGTAGCCGGAGTAAAAGCAGCTGAACAACTAGCTCATGCTGGAAGCCTCGCTACAAATGAAGAAAAGTTTAATGCAGCACAAAATACCGTATATGCTGCACTTAAAGAAATTAATGTAGAACCTACGCTTAACCAGAAAAAACTTATCTCTGATTTTATACAGGAAGCAGTAAATGACTTGGACATGCGGTCCTACAGAGTCCGAAAAGGATACACAAATTACAAAGGTACAACAGGATTTGGCGGCAGCACAAGCTGA
- a CDS encoding helix-turn-helix domain-containing protein, whose product MPRKKTYEQGSFGELLSLMIEHAGLTKTAFQEQIGITKTYLFDVLNGRVSPPAPDMQFKMIKLLKPRQKDKINFFELAAKKRSEVPADIAMYLRNGKHREEIRKKIDYTHLFIDGGNESD is encoded by the coding sequence TTGCCACGTAAAAAAACATATGAGCAAGGTTCTTTTGGCGAGTTGTTGTCTTTAATGATTGAACATGCAGGGTTGACAAAAACTGCTTTTCAGGAACAAATAGGTATTACGAAGACATATCTTTTTGATGTGTTAAATGGCAGGGTATCTCCACCTGCTCCTGATATGCAATTTAAAATGATTAAGTTGCTTAAACCAAGACAAAAAGATAAAATAAATTTTTTTGAACTCGCAGCAAAGAAAAGGAGTGAAGTACCTGCCGATATAGCTATGTACCTTAGAAATGGAAAACATCGTGAAGAAATAAGAAAAAAAATTGACTATACGCATCTGTTTATAGATGGAGGAAATGAGAGTGACTAA
- a CDS encoding helix-turn-helix domain-containing protein produces the protein MRKKLGFTQDQMARKLGISQGTLSKLENNSVYKINIIKIAFIRKVCDIFLLCPIILFLYFYNGQPFCPFYSLENKCTYCNCKNCYKTKK, from the coding sequence ATGCGAAAAAAATTAGGATTTACGCAAGATCAAATGGCTAGAAAGCTTGGTATAAGCCAAGGTACATTAAGTAAGTTAGAAAATAATTCTGTTTATAAAATCAATATTATAAAAATTGCTTTTATAAGGAAGGTGTGTGATATTTTTTTGTTGTGCCCCATAATATTATTTCTATATTTTTATAATGGGCAACCCTTTTGCCCTTTTTATTCCTTGGAAAATAAATGTACATATTGTAACTGTAAGAATTGTTATAAAACAAAAAAATAA